TCTATAAATTAAATGGTCGCTCACTAATTTGAAGTGCTGCAGCGAGTTGACCTTCGTAATTAAAACCTGCAATTAAAAATTCATCATGCTCATTGACCTCAAAATGCGTTAGACCTTGTACATAAACCCAACCACCATTTGATAGTTTAAGACCAATGCGATAAGGTTCTTTATTACCACCTTTTAGTTGTGCATGCGTATATGTTATTTGTATGTTTCTTAAAAAAGTACCAGCATTAAAAACACGTTGATCGAAATGGTTCGCATAGGCCCCATTTGTCGTTTCAACATGCAGATACACAGGTTTATGTTCAAAAGAAGCAAGTAAATCTATAACTTCTTGTTCTTTAATTGGTTCCAACACGTTCACTCCTTACACTATCAATGTGTTTATCTTTCTATTTTACTAAAAACTATTCGATAATTGTATACGATTGCTCAATTATTTATAAATTAATTTTCATGAAGGGTAATTACTCAGGATTACGTAATCATACAGCATTAGTTTTTTACTTTTAAAAATCAAAAATTTGTTGGAATTTGAAAAGTGTTAAACATTAAAAATGAT
The genomic region above belongs to Staphylococcus aureus and contains:
- a CDS encoding YojF family protein, which produces MLEPIKEQEVIDLLASFEHKPVYLHVETTNGAYANHFDQRVFNAGTFLRNIQITYTHAQLKGGNKEPYRIGLKLSNGGWVYVQGLTHFEVNEHDEFLIAGFNYEGQLAAALQISERPFNL